The sequence CGCTCTGTCAGTGCTGTCGTGCCTGCTTCTGCTTCATTCATTTCTATGCTCCGTGGTGATTGAGTATCACAGGGTGGAGGGAAATGGCTCAGGTTGGTAGGGTGGGGTTGATTTGGCGCTTACGAACAAGACCCGCTTAGCTTTGAGCTGTTGCACATCAAAAGCTACCAACCAAGTCTTACCCAAGCCGGTAGCCAGTACCACCAAGCCACGCCGATAACCAGCAGCACGAGACGCTTGCAATGCCCACAGCGCCTCGGCCTGAATCTCGGTAGGCATGGCAGGCAGAAGCACCTCTTCCGGCTCACCACCAACCACCGCCCGTAACAAGACCTTGCGCCGTGCCACATAATCATCGACCCAGCCATGCGTGAGGGAAAATACTCGCTCGTCAGAAAATAGCGTTTCAAACTTGTGGTGTATTTCGGTAAATTTCGCCGACTCTGCTGGGTAATCTACGCGCAGGTTCCACTCCAAACCACGTGTCAACGCCATGTTGGAGATATTACTGGAACCGACAAAGGCACAACCACTGGAGATGGCTTCACCATCACGATGCAGAAAAATATAGGACTTGATGTGAAAGCTGGGATCACCTGCGGTAGAAAATAAGCGAATATCTGCACCACGTTCTGCCAGCAACATCAATCGCCGTAGTGCTTGCGGTTCGGTGACATCGAGGTAATCAGACGTTAATACCCGAATCAGCGCTTGACGATCCATCGCATCTTTTAACGCATCAAAGATCAAACCCAAACCGCTCTGGCGGATAAAGGCCACGGTGATGTCGATCTCTGTGGCCTGGTTGATGGCAGCGAGTAATTGGGGGAGGAAAGGGTCTGACTTTCCGCCGGTGATGAGGGAGTGGGTTGTTGGTAGGTTCATATACGGGCGGTTATCAAATATTCACGAGGTCAAGTGCGGCCCTAGGTAAGCGATATATATCACTTTCTCAGTGCTTGATACGTAAAAATGCAATCTAAAGCCGTCTTGTAATTTTACATGATTTTCACAAAATACTTTTCTACCTTTAGGCAGCCAAAACTCTCGTTCGGATTTTTTCTTTGGATCTTGCCTCACTGAAGGTGATTCGCCGCTGACCTCGGCAGAGAGTCCGCAGGTCGCTAAATGTGCATGCCGTTGAAAATCGGCATTCATATCAATATCTTTGTGCCGAATGCGTTCTATAAGAGCATCCAATGATTTTGGTTCAACTACAATATCAATGTCTGTTGGATTAAATGGCACCATGACAGGATCAAAACATTCCCCCTCAGGCTCGTTAGGGTCTGGAAGTTTGGGTTCCACCAATTTGGAGTAATTTTCGTCACTCATATCATCTTATCTTTTTTCATTATAGAGCAGCGTTTATCTAACTGACGCCATATGCTGCCAAAATCATTTTCGTTTTTGTGTAAGCAAATACAGTTAAACATCGCCCATTAAAATCCCATTCAACCACCGCTCCTGCTCTCGCCCTGGCCTGCGATCAGCCGTGACCCACAGCTCCTTTGTTGCCAGCCCATCAATCTCATCCACTAACACCCTTAACCCAATTTCATCCATGTCAGTAAACCGACGCCCCTGTTTTTCATATTCATTCTGACCATATTTGAACGAACAATAGATCACGCCTTGGGGCTTTAGTGCTCGCGCCAGCCGATGGAAAACATCGGCTAACTCTTTAGCTGGAACATGCAGTAGTGAAGCGCAAGCCCAAATACCATCAAATTGATTTTGATATTGAATATTTTGCAGGCACTGCACCGAGACCGGGTGCCCAATCTCTTTTTCTGCCAGTGCGGCAATCTTGGCAGAGGCATCGAAGGCGGTGACTTGATAGCCCTGTTCGATGAACTGTTTTGCATCCCGCCCAGAGCCACAACCGGCATCCAGAATATGTGCTTGCTTTGGCAACAACGGCAGGAATCGTTGATAGAGTGGTTGCATATCGAGCAAACGGGTTGATTCAACAAAGGCTGCAGCATTATTTTCGTAGTAGTCCATTATTTATGCCGTAACGCTTATATTGTGTCAGCACCGAGAGCAGAAACAGCTCGGTAACCTTTCGTCAGCCAGCTATAGCGAAGCGCAAACGTCTCATGGCGGCCAAAGGCGGCTTTAGTCGGATTAAATAACATCAACGCTTCCTTCCATCGAGTTCTTGCGATGAAAATAGGGGTAGCGTAGAACCGCTACGCCCCTCAAGAAACAGCCCCACATTATTGAGAAACCACTGCTTCAAATTCATCCCCTCATCACCCAGCGCATCATACAACGCTTGCTTCAATTTAGGGTCAATCTCAACGACAATTCGCCCACTAGTGCCTTTAGCCATCTATCCAATCCTCACAACGACCTGCGTGTTATGTAACATGAAATATGTTACATAATGGCACGCCAGATGACAAAACAATACTCATATATCAATCAGAGAGATGATAACGTCAAAATCTAGGTATAGTGATAGGAAAAATGTTTCGCACTCGTAGCCTACATTTCATCCTCAAACCAGTATTTTCACCCATATCGGCCTTGATTCCACCACTTGTACTGTCCTGGGGGGTGGAGGTTTGATATTCTGTTCTGTTGCCATGGGCATCTTGCAGTTTTTAGTGGAGTTGGCCGGTATTTGCGGGGACTCCAAGAGGCAATTTAAAATACAAAGTCAAATACATTTCAATAACATAAGCAGTGCAATAGCATGAGTTCTAAAGAAAAAAACAAGCCACATACCCCGATGATGATGCAGTATTTGCGTATTAAGGGGGAGCATCCTGATATTTTGCTCTTCTATCGCATGGGTGATTTTTATGAGCTGTTTTTTGATGATGCACGCAAGGCATCCAAGTTGCTGGATATCACCCTCACTGCGCGGGGTCAATCTGCCGGCGAGCCTATTCCTATGGCGGGCATACCCTACCACGCGGCTGAAGGGTATCTGGCCAAGCTGGTGCGCCGAGGGGAGTCGGTTGCCATCTGCGAGCAAGTGGGTGATCCTGCGACCAGTAAAGGCCCGGTAGAGCGCAAAGTTGTGCGTATTCTGACCCCGGGCACTCTTACCGATGAGGCGTTATTGGATGAGCGCCGCGACAATTTGCTGGCAGCGGCGCACCAGGTGGGGGATCAGCTCGGGCTCGTTACGCTGGATGTCAGTAGTGGTCGTTTTTACGCCATGCAGCTCAATAGTATGGAGGCTTTGGTCAATGAGTTGGCGCGTCTGCAGCCGGCTGAACTCTTACTGAGCGAGGAGTTCCCCCGTTCAGCGTTAAGTGAGCAGAGCGGCATCCGCAATCAAGCCCCATGGAATTTTGAACTGGAGACGGCTACCCGTTTGCTGGCCAATCAGTTTGGTACTAAAGATTTGGCCGGTTTTGGTTGTGAGGATATGCCCGCCGCTATCGCTGCGGCAGGCTGCCTGCTCAACTATATAAAGGAGACCCAACGCACCACGTTGCCACATATTCATGCGCTGCGGGTTGAGTCACAAGATGATGCTATCCAGCTGGATAGCGCCACGCGCCGGAATTTGGAGCTGGAATATAACCTCTCCGGCGGGCAGGAG is a genomic window of Gammaproteobacteria bacterium containing:
- a CDS encoding class I SAM-dependent methyltransferase; this translates as MDYYENNAAAFVESTRLLDMQPLYQRFLPLLPKQAHILDAGCGSGRDAKQFIEQGYQVTAFDASAKIAALAEKEIGHPVSVQCLQNIQYQNQFDGIWACASLLHVPAKELADVFHRLARALKPQGVIYCSFKYGQNEYEKQGRRFTDMDEIGLRVLVDEIDGLATKELWVTADRRPGREQERWLNGILMGDV
- a CDS encoding phospholipase D-like domain-containing protein, whose amino-acid sequence is MNLPTTHSLITGGKSDPFLPQLLAAINQATEIDITVAFIRQSGLGLIFDALKDAMDRQALIRVLTSDYLDVTEPQALRRLMLLAERGADIRLFSTAGDPSFHIKSYIFLHRDGEAISSGCAFVGSSNISNMALTRGLEWNLRVDYPAESAKFTEIHHKFETLFSDERVFSLTHGWVDDYVARRKVLLRAVVGGEPEEVLLPAMPTEIQAEALWALQASRAAGYRRGLVVLATGLGKTWLVAFDVQQLKAKRVLFVSAKSTPPYQPEPFPSTL